Proteins from one Streptomyces sp. 840.1 genomic window:
- a CDS encoding MBL fold metallo-hydrolase encodes MTHTAGGIEIPSIPAQAIGPTVPPSGYLVREIADGVHWVTDGGYQCAFVVCDDQVVAIDAPPSLGPLVTRAIRDVTGKPISHVLYTHSHGDHIGTVNQFPDDAVRIAQQETHTLLSEADDALRRPPDVTFRDSHRLEVGGQVIEMHYKGSNHAPGNSFIHLPRQRILMLVDVIYPGWVPFTNIAQSKDIRGFMAHHDHALSFDFDTMITGHLTRLGTRQDVKIQREYMHDIRTAARHALEITPEKRRLARETVGTDHIYLYFKTMYEAAAAEAAQPVIQKWSGRLGGVETLGVNHTLTMYHSLRLDENAEPHVVFFPPAEADHGHDH; translated from the coding sequence ATGACGCACACCGCCGGCGGGATCGAGATCCCCTCGATTCCGGCACAAGCGATCGGGCCGACGGTTCCGCCCTCCGGATATCTGGTGCGGGAGATCGCCGACGGCGTGCACTGGGTCACCGACGGTGGATACCAATGTGCCTTCGTGGTCTGCGACGATCAGGTCGTCGCCATCGACGCGCCGCCGTCGCTCGGACCGCTCGTGACCCGGGCCATCCGCGATGTGACCGGTAAACCGATCAGCCACGTCCTGTACACGCACTCCCACGGTGACCACATCGGCACGGTGAACCAGTTTCCGGACGATGCGGTCCGCATCGCGCAGCAGGAGACCCACACCCTGCTGAGCGAGGCAGACGATGCCCTGCGGCGTCCGCCCGATGTCACCTTCCGGGACTCGCATCGGTTGGAGGTGGGTGGCCAGGTGATCGAGATGCACTACAAGGGCAGCAACCACGCGCCGGGCAACAGCTTCATTCACCTGCCGCGTCAGCGGATTCTGATGCTCGTCGACGTCATCTATCCCGGGTGGGTCCCGTTCACCAACATCGCCCAGTCCAAGGACATCCGCGGATTCATGGCGCATCACGATCACGCGCTCTCCTTCGACTTCGACACCATGATCACCGGCCATCTGACCCGGCTGGGGACGCGGCAGGACGTCAAGATCCAGCGCGAGTACATGCACGACATACGCACCGCGGCACGCCACGCCTTGGAGATCACGCCGGAGAAGCGCAGGCTCGCCCGTGAGACGGTCGGAACCGACCACATCTACCTGTACTTCAAGACGATGTACGAGGCGGCTGCGGCGGAGGCCGCCCAACCTGTCATCCAGAAGTGGTCCGGGCGGCTGGGTGGTGTGGAGACCCTGGGCGTGAATCACACGCTCACGATGTACCACAGCCTCCGATTGGACGAGAACGCCGAGCCGCACGTCGTGTTCTTCCCGCCTGCC
- a CDS encoding BTAD domain-containing putative transcriptional regulator, with protein MAPEPGDDIVRRDRLTLSLRSLLERHTVATVCAPAGGGKTTAVALALRDVDRPVAWLVLDGSERTAGRLLAYLEAAVEPQVPRARRVASDALRQGMHIGEAAGLLAESLEGSRTVLVCDNVERITADEDALVVLSALARYLPADVNLVLISRTGVALDVDSAGAVSRVGELDEDLAFDIDETAAALRLMGRPAADGQDILAATGGWVAGVLLEVAPTGGPADHKADALRGYLAANILRPLSAEERTFLLHTSLLPEISVDDAMALGQSDAVRLMAGLRHKHLPVYWSKNGGRLTTRPQFREFLAAELVRTADPETVDRLHRLHAGLLVRRGALEEAVEELLELGDTEDAWRQAAIALPRLVARMDFTSAARWLDALHDPARVPTPEIGSVVLRVSFALEQSRRGIELLDRHGDEWLPGPDSPHFEEVVLLAAWCLWHSGRLGEARAIAERLPAGRAREVGQSLLALADGTSPPFPDYAPAPASAVDGMHMRIGYFRGRLRGLDRPAGGEPARPVLGVPWIIAGLRATGRLEEAMEMYEVRRESWQPPWLHAVDAVDLMSDLGYGDEASAALERGRRLIADTGSRLYHILGWLNEAKLCLRLRHDTAAADHALAEAKERGATDYAFSRELHQLWHGLSLLFRDRDAEARGELEACVDSMRRGDRRLELATGAVYLAEAYWRLGEEDASDAAAELALSESAAQGSQHLLLAALADVPAVAVREADASPTRMSRWHELTAALSGQDTLRVASRAPRLLLEEFGEPFLTVDGQRAPLRLSKSMELLSYLLAERREVPRQELLDALFDSRNDAAGRSYLRQALYRLREVLPEELMPQQDGDRFRLGRPDLVSGSAQVLLDTLVQAERQDGEIRLRTMTDALARAERGPYLATLGSTWVELRRTEIGDRIDGGRVEAARLAFRLSRYREARRLVDSVLRRSPYREQAWQLAIQLAHASGSDDSVLALYRRYTAAMREMGVAPSVEVRRLVARLRQ; from the coding sequence GTGGCGCCCGAACCCGGTGACGACATCGTCCGGCGGGACCGGCTGACACTGTCGCTCCGGTCTCTCCTCGAACGTCACACCGTGGCCACGGTGTGCGCGCCCGCCGGCGGCGGCAAGACCACGGCCGTCGCGCTGGCCCTGCGCGATGTGGACCGCCCAGTCGCCTGGCTGGTGCTCGACGGCTCCGAGCGGACTGCCGGGCGATTGCTGGCCTATCTCGAAGCGGCGGTCGAGCCGCAGGTTCCCCGGGCACGCCGCGTCGCCTCTGACGCGCTGCGCCAGGGCATGCACATCGGTGAGGCAGCGGGACTCCTCGCGGAGAGCCTCGAGGGCAGCCGCACGGTGCTGGTCTGCGACAACGTCGAGCGGATCACGGCGGACGAGGACGCGCTCGTCGTCCTGTCGGCGCTCGCGCGATACCTGCCCGCGGACGTCAACCTGGTGTTGATCTCCCGTACCGGCGTCGCACTGGACGTCGATTCGGCCGGCGCCGTCTCCCGTGTCGGCGAACTCGACGAGGACCTCGCCTTCGACATCGACGAGACGGCGGCCGCCCTGCGACTCATGGGCCGCCCCGCTGCCGACGGCCAGGACATCCTGGCGGCCACGGGCGGCTGGGTGGCAGGAGTGCTGCTCGAGGTAGCGCCGACCGGCGGTCCCGCGGACCACAAGGCCGACGCTCTGCGCGGCTACCTCGCGGCCAACATCCTGCGCCCCCTGTCCGCCGAGGAACGGACCTTTCTGCTGCACACCAGCCTCCTGCCAGAGATCTCGGTCGACGACGCCATGGCGCTCGGACAGAGCGACGCCGTCCGTCTCATGGCCGGCCTGCGCCACAAACACCTGCCGGTGTACTGGTCCAAGAACGGCGGCAGGCTCACCACACGTCCCCAGTTTCGGGAGTTCCTGGCCGCTGAACTGGTCCGCACCGCGGATCCGGAGACCGTGGACCGGCTGCACCGGCTCCACGCCGGCCTGCTGGTACGGCGAGGAGCCCTGGAGGAGGCCGTCGAAGAGCTGCTGGAACTGGGCGACACGGAGGATGCCTGGCGGCAGGCAGCGATCGCCCTGCCCCGCCTGGTCGCCCGTATGGACTTCACCTCCGCTGCCCGATGGCTGGACGCGCTGCACGACCCCGCGAGGGTGCCCACCCCCGAGATCGGCTCTGTCGTGCTTCGGGTGTCGTTCGCGCTCGAACAGAGCCGGCGCGGCATCGAACTCCTGGACCGGCACGGCGATGAGTGGCTGCCGGGGCCCGACTCGCCCCACTTCGAGGAAGTGGTCCTCCTGGCGGCCTGGTGCCTGTGGCATTCCGGCCGGCTGGGCGAGGCCCGGGCCATCGCGGAGCGGCTGCCCGCCGGGCGGGCCCGGGAAGTCGGCCAGAGCCTCCTGGCCCTGGCCGACGGCACCTCGCCCCCGTTCCCCGACTACGCTCCGGCGCCCGCGAGCGCCGTCGACGGGATGCACATGCGCATCGGCTACTTCCGCGGCAGATTACGCGGGCTGGACCGCCCGGCCGGAGGCGAGCCTGCGCGCCCCGTCCTCGGCGTGCCCTGGATCATCGCCGGACTACGGGCGACAGGACGCCTGGAAGAAGCCATGGAGATGTATGAAGTACGCCGGGAATCGTGGCAGCCGCCCTGGCTGCACGCGGTGGACGCGGTCGACCTCATGAGTGACCTCGGGTACGGGGACGAGGCATCGGCCGCCCTGGAACGCGGCCGCCGCCTGATCGCGGACACCGGTTCCCGGCTGTACCACATCCTGGGATGGCTGAACGAGGCGAAGCTGTGTCTGCGGCTGCGCCACGACACCGCCGCAGCCGACCACGCCCTCGCTGAAGCCAAGGAACGCGGTGCCACCGACTACGCGTTCAGCCGCGAGCTGCACCAGCTGTGGCACGGGCTCTCCCTGCTCTTCCGAGATCGTGACGCCGAGGCACGCGGGGAACTGGAGGCGTGCGTCGACAGCATGCGGCGGGGCGACCGGCGGCTCGAACTGGCGACGGGAGCGGTCTATTTGGCGGAGGCGTACTGGCGTCTCGGTGAGGAGGACGCTTCCGACGCGGCGGCTGAGCTCGCCCTCAGCGAATCCGCGGCACAGGGGTCACAGCACCTGCTGCTGGCCGCGCTCGCCGACGTCCCCGCCGTGGCGGTGCGGGAGGCGGACGCCTCTCCGACCCGGATGTCACGCTGGCACGAGCTCACCGCCGCGTTGTCCGGCCAGGACACGCTGAGGGTCGCGTCCCGGGCTCCGCGTCTGCTGCTGGAGGAGTTCGGCGAACCCTTCCTGACTGTCGACGGACAGCGAGCCCCGCTGCGGCTCAGCAAGAGCATGGAGCTGCTGAGCTACCTGCTCGCGGAGCGGCGTGAGGTGCCCCGGCAGGAACTGCTGGACGCCCTGTTCGACAGCCGCAATGACGCCGCCGGCCGGAGCTACCTGCGCCAGGCGCTCTACCGGCTGCGCGAGGTACTTCCCGAGGAGCTCATGCCCCAGCAGGACGGTGACCGGTTTCGCCTCGGCCGCCCTGACCTCGTCAGTGGCTCGGCACAGGTCCTGCTCGACACCCTCGTACAGGCCGAGCGCCAGGACGGCGAAATCCGATTACGCACCATGACCGACGCGCTGGCACGTGCCGAGCGGGGGCCCTACCTCGCGACGCTGGGCAGCACCTGGGTGGAGCTGCGCCGCACCGAGATCGGCGACCGGATCGACGGCGGCCGTGTCGAAGCGGCCAGGCTGGCGTTCCGGCTCAGCAGGTACCGCGAGGCGCGCCGACTCGTCGACAGCGTGCTCCGGCGGAGCCCGTACCGCGAGCAGGCGTGGCAGCTCGCGATCCAACTGGCCCATGCGAGCGGCAGCGACGACTCCGTACTGGCCCTGTACCGGCGGTACACGGCGGCGATGCGGGAGATGGGAGTCGCGCCGTCAGTCGAGGTGCGGCGCTTGGTGGCCCGGTTGCGGCAGTGA
- a CDS encoding VOC family protein, producing MPIPGLTRVDHFGITVPDLDQAREFFEDVLGFEYLYRLGPLRDDTGHWMSEHLNVHDRAVSPRIYFFGIGGQAILEVFEYRAPGQRLEPPLNSDVGGHHLALYVDDIDAATDDLRRRGLRVLAEPTRSRGPHEGQRWVYFLSPWGLQCELVSYPDGKAYLRNPAAFD from the coding sequence ATGCCCATCCCCGGTCTCACACGAGTCGACCACTTCGGAATCACGGTTCCCGACCTCGACCAGGCGCGCGAGTTCTTCGAGGACGTGCTCGGTTTCGAGTACCTGTACCGGCTCGGCCCCCTTCGCGACGACACAGGACACTGGATGAGTGAGCACCTCAACGTCCATGACCGGGCGGTGTCGCCGCGCATCTACTTCTTCGGCATCGGCGGACAGGCGATCCTGGAGGTCTTCGAGTACCGGGCCCCGGGGCAACGGCTGGAACCACCGCTCAACAGCGATGTCGGCGGCCACCACCTGGCCCTGTACGTCGATGACATCGACGCCGCGACAGACGACCTGCGGCGACGAGGTCTGCGCGTCCTCGCGGAGCCGACGCGGAGCCGGGGCCCGCACGAGGGCCAGCGGTGGGTCTACTTCCTGTCGCCGTGGGGTCTGCAGTGCGAGCTGGTGTCCTACCCCGACGGCAAGGCGTATCTCCGTAACCCGGCGGCCTTCGACTGA
- the purU gene encoding formyltetrahydrofolate deformylase — MSAIRWVFTLTCPDQPGIVQAVSTLLLEHDCTIVESQQFVEREAGRFFMRVEFEALDPHVTADTLRAGFAGLPQRFSPEWRLLEAGAPQRVLIMVSRFGHCLNDLLFRAHSGALNAKVAAVVSNHANLRYLAEAYDIPFRHIPVTPETRTAAETELSGLVEDLEIDLVVLARYMQILSPDLCKKLDGRAINIHHSMLPSFKGARPYYQAHAKGVKLVGATAHYVTPDLDEGPIIEQEMARIDHSLTADEATTLGRDAECLALSRAVRWHCENRVLLHGNRTIVFR, encoded by the coding sequence ATGAGTGCTATCCGTTGGGTTTTCACCCTTACCTGTCCCGACCAGCCCGGGATCGTCCAGGCCGTTTCGACGTTGCTCCTCGAACACGACTGCACCATCGTGGAGAGCCAGCAGTTCGTCGAGCGCGAGGCCGGCAGATTCTTCATGCGGGTCGAGTTCGAGGCGCTGGACCCGCACGTCACGGCCGACACCCTGCGCGCGGGTTTCGCCGGTCTACCGCAACGGTTCTCCCCGGAATGGCGGCTGTTGGAGGCCGGTGCACCGCAACGCGTCCTCATCATGGTGAGCCGTTTCGGGCACTGCCTGAACGACCTGCTGTTCCGCGCGCACAGCGGCGCGCTGAACGCGAAGGTCGCCGCAGTGGTGTCCAATCACGCGAACCTGCGGTATCTGGCCGAGGCCTACGATATCCCGTTCCGTCACATACCGGTCACGCCGGAGACCAGGACGGCCGCGGAAACAGAGCTGTCCGGCCTCGTCGAGGACCTGGAGATCGATCTCGTGGTGCTCGCCCGCTACATGCAGATCCTGTCGCCCGACCTGTGCAAGAAGCTGGACGGGCGCGCCATCAACATTCACCACTCCATGCTTCCCAGCTTCAAGGGCGCCCGCCCCTATTACCAGGCCCATGCCAAGGGAGTGAAACTCGTGGGCGCCACCGCGCACTATGTGACACCGGACCTCGACGAGGGGCCCATCATCGAGCAGGAGATGGCACGCATCGACCACTCCCTGACAGCCGACGAGGCCACCACCCTCGGCCGGGACGCCGAGTGCCTGGCCCTGTCACGCGCGGTCCGCTGGCACTGCGAGAACCGCGTACTTCTGCACGGGAACCGGACCATCGTGTTCCGGTGA
- a CDS encoding aminomethyltransferase family protein — protein MNLEEKIQQAGNVADMLRNVPQGPYVYPMRAEYTNWRDEQRAWHATAVLFDQSHHMTDIYFKGPDALRLMSDLGVNGFRNFGRNKAKQFVACNHDGYFVGDAILFGFEDDEFSLVGRPVAPNWVAFQAETGQYRVTVTRDERSIANDGRRLTFRFQLNGPATHRIVEKAAGAPLPRIRFFGMGEIEIAGVPIRALNHTMVGIPGQEFTGLELIGPSEHGERVLDALLVAGEDFGLRQGGARAYPSTAIESGWIPAPVPALYTGASMKPFREWLSAEGFEANASIGGSFVSQDIEDYYVTPWDLGYGRVIKFDHDFVGRAALERMADQPHRRKVWLRWSDRDTADLVADSLFGTGPRAKYLEMPVSHYATGTYDKVLVDGRLVGVSANNGYTVNVGGWSSLGMVDEAEATDGREVEIVIGEENGGSAKPTVEPHVQRYIRATLHTRPLV, from the coding sequence ATGAATCTCGAAGAGAAGATCCAGCAGGCCGGAAACGTCGCGGACATGCTGCGCAACGTCCCTCAGGGCCCGTACGTGTACCCGATGCGTGCGGAATACACGAATTGGCGGGACGAACAGCGGGCATGGCATGCGACCGCGGTGCTCTTCGACCAGTCGCACCACATGACGGACATCTACTTCAAAGGCCCGGACGCGCTGCGGCTCATGTCCGACCTCGGCGTGAACGGCTTCCGGAACTTCGGACGGAACAAGGCGAAACAGTTCGTGGCGTGCAACCACGACGGATACTTCGTCGGTGACGCCATCCTGTTCGGCTTCGAGGATGACGAGTTCAGCCTGGTGGGACGGCCGGTCGCGCCCAACTGGGTCGCTTTCCAAGCCGAAACGGGTCAATACCGCGTCACGGTCACGCGTGACGAACGGTCCATCGCCAACGACGGCCGGCGCCTCACCTTCCGTTTCCAGCTCAACGGTCCGGCCACGCACAGGATCGTCGAAAAGGCGGCGGGTGCACCGCTCCCGCGGATCAGGTTCTTCGGCATGGGTGAGATCGAGATCGCGGGTGTTCCGATCCGCGCGCTCAACCACACCATGGTCGGCATACCCGGGCAGGAATTCACTGGCCTGGAACTGATCGGCCCGTCAGAGCACGGCGAACGGGTCCTGGATGCACTGCTCGTGGCCGGCGAGGACTTCGGGCTGCGTCAGGGCGGCGCACGGGCCTACCCTTCCACCGCCATCGAGTCCGGCTGGATTCCCGCGCCGGTACCCGCTCTCTACACAGGCGCCTCGATGAAACCCTTTCGGGAATGGCTCTCCGCCGAGGGTTTCGAGGCGAACGCCTCCATCGGCGGCAGCTTCGTGTCGCAGGACATCGAGGACTACTACGTCACGCCATGGGACCTCGGCTACGGACGCGTCATCAAGTTCGACCATGACTTCGTCGGACGCGCGGCGCTCGAGCGGATGGCGGATCAACCGCACCGGAGGAAGGTGTGGCTGCGCTGGAGCGACCGGGACACCGCGGACTTGGTCGCAGACAGCCTGTTCGGCACCGGACCACGAGCGAAGTATCTGGAGATGCCGGTCTCTCACTACGCCACCGGCACCTACGACAAGGTCCTTGTCGACGGCCGGCTGGTGGGCGTGTCCGCCAACAACGGCTATACCGTCAATGTCGGAGGCTGGTCCTCCCTGGGCATGGTGGACGAGGCGGAGGCGACCGACGGCCGGGAGGTCGAGATCGTCATCGGTGAGGAGAACGGCGGTTCGGCGAAACCCACCGTCGAACCGCATGTCCAGCGATACATCCGCGCCACGCTGCATACACGCCCGCTGGTCTGA
- a CDS encoding methylenetetrahydrofolate reductase: protein MVRSAGRKPTIEEIVRASSIEIIPLKGAEGKAAAVPAGTTISITCSPKFGLSRTLDHVAAARRSGLRVVPHLAARMVAGRAQLREFVSGVTDLGVDELFVVGGDGEEPVGPYSEALDVLRELREFDHGLTRLGVGCYPEGHPKIGEDELSEALALKQHYADYMVSQLCFDASALTSWVRSARDRGITLPLRIGVAAPLQARKLIELSVRIGVGQSVRYLSGQHGMVGSLLLGRSYEPMDLLRAVQQEISFAEMSVEGLHLFSFNQVDAALEWISRATGTEQADKAG, encoded by the coding sequence ATGGTGCGATCTGCTGGCCGGAAGCCGACGATCGAAGAGATCGTCCGTGCTTCCAGCATCGAAATCATTCCGTTGAAGGGCGCGGAAGGGAAGGCGGCCGCAGTGCCGGCGGGAACGACGATAAGCATCACGTGCTCGCCGAAGTTCGGGCTGTCACGGACCCTCGACCACGTGGCGGCCGCCCGTCGGTCAGGGCTCCGGGTCGTGCCCCATCTGGCTGCCCGCATGGTCGCGGGGCGGGCACAACTGCGCGAGTTCGTAAGCGGGGTGACCGACCTCGGGGTCGACGAACTGTTCGTGGTCGGCGGCGACGGAGAGGAGCCCGTCGGACCATACAGCGAGGCCCTGGACGTGCTGCGGGAACTGCGCGAGTTCGACCACGGGCTGACCCGGCTCGGGGTCGGCTGTTACCCGGAGGGTCACCCGAAAATCGGCGAGGACGAGCTGTCGGAGGCTCTGGCGCTCAAGCAGCACTACGCCGACTACATGGTGAGCCAGCTCTGTTTCGACGCCTCCGCCCTGACCTCGTGGGTGCGGTCCGCTCGTGACCGCGGCATCACCCTGCCGCTTCGGATCGGTGTCGCGGCTCCGCTGCAGGCCAGGAAACTGATCGAACTGTCAGTCAGAATCGGTGTCGGACAGTCCGTACGGTATTTGTCCGGACAGCACGGCATGGTCGGCAGTCTTCTGCTGGGACGTTCCTATGAACCCATGGACCTGCTGCGCGCCGTACAGCAGGAGATCTCCTTCGCTGAAATGTCGGTCGAGGGTCTGCACCTGTTCTCCTTCAATCAGGTCGACGCCGCACTCGAATGGATTTCCCGCGCCACCGGCACGGAACAGGCCGACAAGGCCGGATGA
- a CDS encoding SDR family NAD(P)-dependent oxidoreductase: MTLDIRLDGRTALITGGGSGLGLAVARLLHQQGAAVALVGRTRAKLEEAAERVAEGGDSPVLTVVADVTDDDAVTRAVRNVHEWQGRLDIVVNSAAPLLAVSPLADVDEAVVSDALSAKTVGYLRVARTALPLIEKGGTGRIINIAGMAAHVLVPNIGVAAAVNAAVVALTSYLAAEAAPQGVLVNGISPGMTLTQVWQDRHAATAEEKNVTPEQVRDVMVDNLGIRLGRWGRPEEIAAAALFLASDLSTYVTGQTLQVDGGLGKSVI, from the coding sequence ATGACTCTTGATATTCGACTCGACGGACGCACCGCTCTGATCACAGGAGGCGGGAGCGGCCTCGGTCTCGCGGTGGCGCGGCTGCTGCACCAACAGGGCGCCGCTGTCGCCCTCGTCGGCCGAACCCGGGCGAAACTGGAGGAAGCCGCGGAGAGGGTCGCCGAAGGCGGTGACAGCCCGGTGCTGACCGTGGTGGCCGACGTCACCGACGATGACGCCGTCACCCGTGCGGTGCGTAACGTGCACGAGTGGCAGGGCCGGCTGGACATCGTGGTCAACTCCGCGGCGCCCCTGCTGGCGGTCAGCCCCCTGGCCGATGTCGACGAGGCCGTCGTGAGTGACGCGCTGAGCGCCAAGACCGTCGGCTATCTCCGGGTCGCCCGCACCGCCCTTCCTCTCATCGAGAAGGGGGGTACCGGACGCATCATCAACATCGCGGGCATGGCGGCGCACGTGCTGGTTCCCAACATCGGGGTCGCCGCCGCGGTGAACGCCGCCGTCGTCGCCCTGACCAGCTATCTGGCGGCCGAGGCAGCACCACAAGGTGTGCTGGTGAACGGCATCTCACCGGGCATGACACTGACGCAGGTCTGGCAGGACCGGCACGCGGCCACCGCCGAGGAGAAAAACGTCACGCCGGAGCAGGTGCGCGACGTCATGGTCGACAACCTCGGCATTCGCCTCGGTCGCTGGGGCCGCCCCGAAGAGATCGCCGCCGCGGCTCTCTTCCTCGCCTCCGACCTGTCGACCTACGTGACAGGGCAGACCCTGCAGGTCGACGGCGGGCTCGGCAAGTCCGTCATCTGA
- a CDS encoding alpha/beta fold hydrolase, which produces MSAQKPTIVLVHGAFADSSSWNGVIERLQSHDYPVVAASNPLRGLATDSTYVRQLVASIDGPVVLAGHSYGGSVISNAATGLDNVKALVFVAAFLPDEGESAVALSGKFPGSTLGETLQPVAVTQPGGVEVVDLYIDRSKFPQQFAADVPEGTAAVMAATQRPVADAALAEGASAPAWRNVPSWVLVATEDRNIPARAQTFMAERARATVVNVSASHAVSVARPGEVARLIDEAARATS; this is translated from the coding sequence GTGAGTGCACAGAAGCCGACCATTGTCCTCGTTCACGGCGCGTTCGCGGACTCCTCGAGCTGGAACGGCGTAATCGAAAGACTCCAGTCCCACGACTATCCGGTGGTGGCCGCGAGCAATCCGCTGCGTGGACTGGCCACCGACAGCACGTACGTGAGACAGCTCGTGGCCTCCATCGACGGACCTGTGGTCCTCGCGGGGCACTCCTACGGCGGCTCGGTCATCAGCAACGCCGCCACCGGACTCGACAACGTCAAGGCGCTCGTCTTCGTCGCGGCCTTCCTGCCGGACGAGGGCGAGAGCGCGGTCGCCCTGTCCGGCAAGTTCCCGGGCAGCACTCTCGGAGAGACACTTCAGCCGGTTGCGGTCACGCAACCCGGCGGTGTCGAGGTCGTGGACCTCTACATCGACAGGAGCAAGTTCCCTCAGCAGTTCGCCGCCGATGTCCCGGAAGGGACCGCGGCGGTCATGGCTGCCACCCAGCGCCCCGTAGCCGACGCCGCACTCGCGGAGGGGGCTTCGGCTCCGGCGTGGCGGAACGTCCCGTCCTGGGTTCTCGTGGCCACCGAGGACCGCAACATCCCCGCGCGGGCACAGACGTTCATGGCCGAGCGCGCGAGGGCCACCGTGGTGAACGTCTCCGCTTCCCATGCGGTGAGCGTTGCGCGTCCCGGTGAGGTCGCGCGGCTCATCGACGAAGCGGCTCGGGCGACAAGCTAG
- a CDS encoding alpha/beta hydrolase yields the protein MSDIVLEPAAQDFADATARPPLLYELGVEGARKLLDDVQSGPIEKFDVEEKWITVPARVGDVRVRIVKPVGSTADLPVILYVHGGGWILGDAGTHDRLVRELAVGAEAAVVFVEYDRSPEAKYPVAIEQAYATAQWVTAKGGDEGLDGSRLVVAGDSVGGNMSAALTHLAKRRGDVTFLHQSLYYPVTDAGQNTESYRTFAHGPHLTAKAMEWFWNAYTTDPAERNQITASPLRATQEDLQGLPPAFIVVDENDVLRDEGEAYAAKLTQAGVATTSIRYNASLHDFMMLNPVRGTQASTAAIEQAIHVLRKALGTG from the coding sequence GTGAGCGACATTGTTCTCGAACCCGCCGCACAGGACTTCGCCGACGCGACCGCCCGGCCGCCGCTGCTGTACGAGCTCGGGGTCGAAGGGGCCCGCAAGTTGCTCGACGACGTTCAGTCCGGGCCGATCGAGAAGTTCGACGTGGAAGAGAAGTGGATCACTGTTCCCGCCCGGGTCGGTGACGTGCGGGTACGCATCGTCAAGCCCGTCGGCAGCACTGCTGACCTGCCGGTGATTCTCTACGTCCACGGCGGTGGCTGGATCCTGGGCGACGCCGGCACGCACGACCGCCTGGTCCGTGAGCTGGCTGTGGGCGCCGAGGCGGCCGTCGTCTTCGTGGAGTACGACCGCTCCCCGGAAGCCAAGTACCCCGTCGCCATCGAGCAGGCGTACGCCACCGCCCAGTGGGTCACAGCCAAGGGCGGGGACGAGGGACTGGACGGTTCGCGTCTGGTCGTCGCCGGTGACTCAGTGGGCGGCAACATGAGCGCCGCTCTCACCCACCTGGCCAAGCGGCGTGGTGACGTGACCTTCCTGCACCAGTCGTTGTACTACCCCGTCACCGACGCGGGGCAGAACACCGAGAGCTACCGGACCTTCGCCCATGGCCCGCACCTGACGGCGAAGGCGATGGAGTGGTTCTGGAACGCCTATACCACCGACCCTGCCGAGCGGAACCAGATCACCGCTTCCCCGCTGCGTGCGACTCAGGAGGACCTCCAGGGGTTGCCGCCGGCGTTCATCGTGGTCGACGAGAACGACGTGCTCCGTGACGAAGGCGAGGCGTACGCCGCCAAGTTGACCCAGGCGGGCGTGGCCACCACGAGCATCCGCTACAACGCCAGTCTTCACGACTTCATGATGCTGAACCCGGTCCGCGGAACTCAGGCATCGACGGCGGCGATCGAGCAGGCCATCCACGTCCTGCGCAAGGCCCTGGGTACCGGCTGA
- a CDS encoding DUF427 domain-containing protein has translation MATESVLHPSFIVPVGHVEPVPRRIRGVIGGRVVFDTRRALYVWEWQAYPQFSIPVEDLVDGVLHDDKHTEQLGAGPAHRHSLLVGSEARPGAAWVWGEGAPGALRDTVRFEWEALDTWFEEDEPVFAHPRSPYSRVDALRSSSSVRVEVDGVVLAEATNCVKLFETGLPTRYYLDRANIDWSRLRSSDTVTRCPYKGTTSGYWSFDSDKAAHEDIAWMYDFPTIHAHRIAGLTAFYNEHVDLYIDGSPLPKLADAAATAETLDVE, from the coding sequence ATGGCAACCGAAAGCGTCCTGCACCCGAGCTTCATCGTCCCGGTCGGGCACGTGGAGCCCGTACCGCGCCGCATCCGTGGAGTGATCGGCGGCCGTGTCGTCTTCGACACCCGCCGCGCCCTGTACGTGTGGGAATGGCAGGCGTACCCCCAGTTCAGCATCCCGGTCGAGGACCTGGTGGACGGAGTGCTGCACGACGACAAGCACACGGAGCAACTGGGCGCCGGCCCCGCCCACCGGCACTCTCTGCTGGTGGGATCGGAGGCTCGTCCGGGGGCGGCGTGGGTCTGGGGGGAAGGCGCTCCTGGAGCCTTGCGCGACACCGTGCGTTTCGAATGGGAGGCGCTGGACACCTGGTTCGAGGAGGACGAACCGGTCTTCGCCCATCCCCGCAGTCCCTATTCGCGCGTTGACGCCCTGCGGTCCAGCAGCAGCGTCAGGGTCGAGGTGGACGGTGTCGTGCTGGCGGAGGCCACCAACTGCGTGAAACTGTTCGAGACCGGCCTGCCGACCCGCTACTACCTCGACCGCGCGAACATCGACTGGAGCCGCCTGCGGTCCTCGGACACAGTGACGCGATGCCCCTACAAGGGGACCACCAGCGGCTACTGGTCGTTCGACAGCGACAAGGCCGCGCACGAGGACATCGCCTGGATGTACGACTTCCCGACCATCCATGCCCATCGCATCGCCGGGCTGACCGCGTTCTACAACGAACACGTCGACCTGTACATCGACGGCTCCCCGCTGCCGAAGCTCGCCGACGCGGCCGCGACGGCTGAAACGTTGGACGTTGAATGA